Proteins encoded by one window of Desulfovibrio ferrophilus:
- a CDS encoding response regulator, which translates to MMSDSPRILIVDDTPANIRLLADFLREDYQLSVATNGADALIRAQEDHPDLVLLDIMMPEMDGYEVLDRLKSSPLTAGIPVIFVTAMSEVQDEQKGLDLGAVDYIAKPFHPGLVKARVRNHLDLKRHRDHLEDIVQQRTYELAQTKKVTVECLAGLAETRDPETGGHIRRTQNYVRCLAQRLSEDSAYSDYLTSETVDMLYRSAPLHDVGKVGVPDGILLKPGKLTEEEFEVMKRHAIYGREALRAAEKRLGTSSFLRFGAEIAYTHHECWDGSGYPQGLAGEDIPLSGRLMAVADVYDALISQRVYKSPFEHSKAVRIILEGMGSHFDPAFEGPFRELSETFRAIAMNNADSDAEREALRR; encoded by the coding sequence ATGATGTCTGATTCTCCGAGAATCTTGATTGTGGACGACACCCCGGCCAATATCAGGCTATTGGCGGATTTTTTGCGTGAGGACTATCAACTGTCCGTGGCGACCAATGGGGCTGATGCCCTGATCCGTGCCCAGGAGGATCATCCTGACCTTGTTCTGTTGGACATCATGATGCCGGAAATGGATGGCTATGAGGTTTTGGATAGGCTCAAGAGCTCTCCCCTGACCGCAGGCATTCCTGTTATTTTCGTTACCGCTATGTCGGAGGTTCAGGACGAGCAGAAGGGATTGGACTTGGGGGCCGTGGACTACATTGCCAAGCCTTTCCACCCCGGTTTGGTCAAGGCCCGGGTGCGCAACCATTTGGATTTGAAGCGGCATCGCGACCACCTGGAAGATATTGTGCAGCAGCGAACCTATGAGCTGGCACAGACTAAGAAAGTCACGGTGGAATGTCTGGCCGGGCTTGCCGAGACCCGTGATCCTGAAACAGGAGGGCATATCCGCCGTACTCAGAATTACGTGCGCTGCCTTGCTCAGCGGTTGTCCGAGGATTCTGCGTATTCCGACTATTTGACCTCGGAGACCGTGGATATGCTGTACCGTTCCGCCCCGTTGCATGACGTAGGTAAGGTAGGCGTGCCGGATGGTATATTGCTCAAACCTGGAAAGCTGACTGAGGAAGAATTCGAGGTCATGAAACGTCACGCCATTTATGGTCGGGAAGCATTGCGAGCCGCGGAGAAGCGTTTGGGAACCAGCTCGTTCCTGCGTTTCGGGGCCGAGATCGCCTACACCCATCATGAATGCTGGGATGGCAGTGGATATCCGCAGGGCTTGGCCGGGGAGGATATCCCTTTGTCAGGTCGGTTGATGGCCGTTGCGGATGTCTATGACGCCCTCATTAGTCAGCGGGTCTACAAGTCCCCCTTTGAGCATTCGAAGGCAGTGAGAATAATCCTCGAAGGCATGGGGAGCCACTTTGATCCTGCCTTTGAAGGGCCCTTTCGGGAATTGTCCGAAACATTCAGGGCCATTGCCATGAATAATGCGGATAGTGACGCGGAGCGTGAGGCGCTCAGGCGTTAA
- a CDS encoding adenylate/guanylate cyclase domain-containing protein, producing the protein MGEKSRILLVDDTPVNIKLLADLLREDYILSVATNGADALELAAKDRPDLVLLDIMMPDMDGYEVCTRLKSDESTADVPVIFVTAMNDVEDETKGFELGAVDFIAKPISPAIVRSRVRSAVALRRKTRELKSLSAKLSRYLSPQLYDSIFKGTRDALIGSRRKKLTVFFSDIVGFTDTTERLEAEEMSALLNSYLDRMSGIVIKHGGTIDKFMGDAIMAFFGDPDSKGETQDALSCVLMAMEMREAMKEFRREWFDRGVETPFRVRAGINSGYCTVGNFGSAERMEYTIIGGQVNIASRLESNAEPDQILISHETWSLVRDKIYCIKKQPLALKGIPYPVQTYQVVDLIENVSGGDYAHPVEELAEQALTIEGATTVREARTQLSGEASTCLIIMGGESEIAGIVTREMIFQAMDSGNPLAVLDGPVSAVMNHAPLVVDPGVSVARASQLAADRSGVLAYSPLILVNESGIRGVVPLPVLMGRLAKLCLGETCNDNKVIN; encoded by the coding sequence ATGGGCGAAAAATCGAGAATTCTGTTGGTGGACGATACCCCGGTCAACATCAAGCTGTTGGCCGACTTGTTACGCGAAGACTACATCCTGTCCGTGGCGACCAATGGGGCAGATGCCCTGGAACTCGCAGCAAAGGACAGACCCGATTTGGTGCTGTTGGACATCATGATGCCCGATATGGATGGCTACGAGGTCTGCACTCGGCTGAAGTCTGATGAGTCCACGGCAGATGTGCCGGTGATCTTCGTCACGGCCATGAATGACGTGGAGGACGAAACCAAGGGGTTTGAACTGGGTGCGGTGGATTTCATCGCCAAGCCCATCAGCCCAGCCATTGTGCGCAGTCGCGTACGTTCGGCTGTTGCCCTGCGCCGTAAAACTCGCGAGTTGAAGAGCTTGTCGGCCAAACTCTCCCGTTATCTGTCTCCTCAACTCTATGATTCAATTTTCAAGGGAACAAGGGATGCCCTCATTGGGTCACGGCGCAAGAAACTCACCGTGTTCTTTTCGGACATCGTGGGGTTTACAGACACAACTGAGCGTCTCGAAGCCGAGGAAATGAGCGCCTTGCTCAATAGTTATCTGGATCGCATGTCTGGAATCGTCATCAAGCACGGCGGTACCATCGACAAATTCATGGGTGATGCGATTATGGCTTTCTTTGGCGATCCCGATAGTAAGGGCGAAACGCAAGATGCCTTGTCATGCGTGCTCATGGCCATGGAAATGCGTGAGGCCATGAAGGAGTTTCGTCGTGAGTGGTTTGATCGGGGTGTGGAGACTCCGTTTAGAGTCCGTGCAGGTATCAATTCCGGCTATTGCACTGTGGGCAATTTTGGCAGCGCCGAGCGCATGGAGTACACCATCATCGGTGGGCAGGTGAATATTGCCAGTCGTCTGGAAAGTAATGCCGAACCGGATCAGATACTTATTTCCCATGAAACCTGGTCGCTTGTGCGAGACAAGATCTATTGCATCAAGAAACAGCCCCTGGCTCTGAAAGGTATTCCGTATCCGGTTCAAACCTATCAGGTTGTGGACCTTATTGAGAACGTGAGCGGTGGGGATTATGCCCATCCCGTTGAGGAACTTGCAGAGCAGGCGCTGACGATTGAAGGAGCCACAACCGTTCGTGAAGCCCGAACTCAGCTTTCCGGCGAGGCCTCGACTTGCCTGATTATTATGGGTGGAGAGAGCGAGATTGCTGGTATTGTGACCAGGGAGATGATTTTTCAGGCGATGGATTCCGGTAATCCGCTGGCCGTATTGGATGGACCGGTTTCGGCAGTCATGAATCATGCCCCTCTTGTTGTCGATCCGGGCGTCAGCGTGGCAAGAGCTTCGCAATTGGCGGCGGATCGTAGTGGTGTTTTGGCATATTCACCATTGATTCTAGTCAATGAGAGCGGCATCCGGGGCGTCGTGCCGCTGCCTGTGCTGATGGGGCGTTTGGCTAAACTGTGCCTTGGTGAAACATGCAACGATAATAAGGTGATAAATTAA
- a CDS encoding hybrid sensor histidine kinase/response regulator, translating into MASESKPRLLLVDDTPANLRILSDALRDRYSLMVATSGQAALEIAQGDEQPDMILLDIMMPEMDGYEVCERLKADDSTADIPVIFVTAMQDVQDETRGLAMGAADYITKPFNLDVVRARVKTHLSLLMARRRVEEQNRELVKASELREEVDRITRHDLKNPLTNVISVPQLMLMADNLEDHQREMLERVEESGLSMLSMINFSLDLFKMEQGTYTLQPEPVDLVLLAKRVFRELNELAGSREAKLSLEMDGTPPGEGVVFEVMGEELLVYSMLGNLVRNALEASAVGDDVVVRLESADPARMVIHNPRAVPSEIRDRFFDKYVTHGKRQGTGLGTYSAKLSAKTLGGAISLESEDGRGTTVTVSLPVA; encoded by the coding sequence ATGGCTTCGGAGTCAAAACCACGCCTGCTGCTCGTGGATGATACGCCAGCAAATTTGCGAATTCTTTCAGATGCGCTGCGCGATAGATACTCGCTGATGGTGGCAACGTCCGGTCAGGCTGCGCTCGAGATTGCGCAGGGTGACGAACAACCCGACATGATCCTGCTGGATATCATGATGCCTGAAATGGATGGTTATGAGGTCTGTGAACGTCTGAAGGCTGATGACAGCACGGCTGATATTCCGGTGATCTTTGTGACAGCCATGCAGGACGTTCAGGACGAGACGCGAGGACTTGCGATGGGGGCGGCGGATTATATCACCAAGCCGTTTAATCTGGATGTCGTGCGCGCCCGGGTTAAAACGCATCTGTCTTTACTCATGGCCCGTCGCAGGGTGGAGGAGCAGAATAGGGAGCTGGTCAAGGCCAGTGAGTTGCGAGAGGAAGTGGACCGGATCACTCGTCATGATTTGAAGAATCCGTTGACCAATGTCATCAGTGTTCCGCAGTTGATGCTCATGGCCGACAATCTGGAAGACCACCAGCGGGAGATGTTGGAGCGGGTGGAAGAATCCGGATTGTCCATGTTGTCCATGATCAATTTTTCCCTTGATCTCTTCAAGATGGAGCAAGGGACCTACACCCTCCAGCCGGAACCCGTGGATTTGGTTTTGCTCGCTAAGCGCGTGTTTCGAGAGTTGAACGAACTTGCAGGTTCCCGGGAGGCGAAGCTTTCTCTGGAGATGGATGGAACACCTCCCGGTGAGGGAGTCGTTTTCGAGGTGATGGGTGAGGAGCTGCTGGTGTATTCCATGCTTGGCAATCTCGTACGCAACGCCCTTGAGGCTTCGGCGGTGGGAGACGATGTCGTTGTGCGTCTGGAAAGTGCTGATCCCGCCCGTATGGTTATACATAACCCCCGTGCAGTTCCTTCTGAGATCAGGGACCGTTTTTTTGACAAGTACGTCACCCACGGCAAACGTCAGGGTACGGGGCTGGGTACGTATTCTGCCAAATTGTCTGCAAAGACGTTGGGAGGGGCAATCAGTCTGGAGAGCGAGGATGGACGGGGCACGACCGTGACGGTGAGTCTTCCTGTGGCGTAA
- a CDS encoding response regulator translates to MTIDRSIHILIVDDYQSMRRMLADILRAVGFKNLSYADDGDMAWRMLNDEDQDFNLVMLDWNMPKKTGLELLQMMRESEKFNDTPVLMVTAEAENGHVVEAIQSGVNNYVIKPYTPNTIYKKMQDIFKDKL, encoded by the coding sequence ATGACCATCGATCGCTCGATCCATATCCTCATCGTTGACGACTACCAGTCCATGCGCCGCATGCTGGCAGATATTCTGCGAGCAGTCGGCTTCAAGAACCTGTCCTATGCCGATGATGGCGACATGGCCTGGCGCATGCTGAATGATGAGGATCAGGACTTTAACTTGGTCATGCTGGACTGGAACATGCCCAAAAAAACAGGCCTGGAACTGTTACAGATGATGCGCGAGTCCGAAAAGTTCAATGACACCCCGGTGCTCATGGTTACAGCCGAGGCCGAAAACGGGCATGTCGTCGAGGCCATCCAATCCGGGGTCAACAATTATGTGATCAAACCCTACACGCCCAACACCATCTACAAGAAAATGCAGGATATCTTCAAAGATAAACTATAG
- the typA gene encoding translational GTPase TypA, producing the protein MPKKTAANDRIRNIAIIAHVDHGKTTLTDQMFKQSGLFRENQEVNDRVLDSMDLERERGITIAAKNCSISWKGAKINIIDTPGHADFGGEVERALSMADGAILLVDASEGPLPQTRFVLEKALNSGLALFVVVNKIDRADARPEEVLGEVYDLLIDLGADEEQIDCPVFYAIGRDGLASTSLETHGENLHVLMDAVVEKMPAPRFDPDAPFQMLVSDLGYSDYLGRLAVGRVVGGTAKGNEQLVCIGEDGKPRPLRVTRLQTYDGLTLVDSTNAEPGDIAVISGIDDVTIGDTICTSAAPEALPRITVDEPTVSMRFGINTSPLAGTEGKLVTSSKIRDRLNKEALSNVAIRVEDTEDRDAFLVKGRGEFQMAIIIETMRREGFELNVGRPEVIDKIDEKGNRLEPVEHLFVDCDEPFMGVVTEKLNQRKGRMTNLINNGTGRIRMEFSVPSRGLIGYRDEFLTDTKGTGIMNSYLSGYEPHRGDFPSRFSGSLVGDRSGKGVAYGIFNLEPRGQMFIQPGEPVYEGLIVGEHNRDNDIDVNPCKEKKLTNMRASGKDESVVLTNVIPMTLERALHFIREDELVEVTPQSIRLRKVELSAIKRHQMAGKKKKKS; encoded by the coding sequence ATGCCCAAGAAGACGGCTGCCAACGACCGCATCAGAAATATTGCCATTATCGCTCACGTTGACCACGGCAAGACCACGCTCACCGACCAAATGTTCAAGCAGAGCGGGCTCTTCCGTGAGAATCAGGAAGTCAACGACAGGGTCCTTGACTCCATGGACCTGGAGCGCGAACGCGGCATTACCATTGCCGCCAAGAACTGCTCCATTTCCTGGAAGGGCGCAAAGATCAACATCATTGATACCCCTGGTCACGCCGACTTCGGAGGCGAGGTCGAACGTGCTCTGTCCATGGCTGATGGTGCGATTCTGTTGGTAGACGCCTCTGAAGGTCCGCTGCCTCAGACCCGTTTTGTGCTGGAGAAGGCTTTGAACTCTGGACTGGCGCTGTTTGTGGTTGTGAACAAGATCGACCGTGCTGATGCCCGTCCCGAAGAAGTGTTGGGTGAGGTCTACGACTTGCTCATCGATCTCGGCGCGGACGAGGAACAGATCGATTGCCCGGTGTTCTACGCCATTGGTCGAGACGGCTTGGCTTCCACCTCGCTGGAGACCCACGGTGAGAACCTGCATGTTCTTATGGACGCCGTCGTGGAGAAGATGCCCGCTCCTCGTTTTGATCCAGATGCTCCGTTCCAGATGCTGGTGTCGGACCTGGGGTATTCCGACTATCTTGGCCGCTTGGCTGTTGGCCGAGTCGTGGGTGGAACTGCCAAAGGCAACGAGCAGCTGGTCTGTATCGGTGAAGACGGCAAGCCTCGCCCTCTGCGTGTGACCCGTCTCCAGACCTACGACGGATTGACTCTGGTGGATTCCACCAATGCCGAGCCCGGCGATATCGCCGTCATCTCCGGCATTGATGACGTGACGATTGGTGACACCATCTGCACCTCTGCCGCACCTGAAGCCTTGCCGCGCATCACCGTGGATGAGCCCACCGTGTCCATGCGTTTTGGTATCAACACCTCTCCGCTGGCTGGCACCGAGGGCAAGCTGGTGACGTCTTCCAAGATTCGTGACCGCCTGAACAAGGAAGCTCTGTCCAACGTGGCCATCCGCGTGGAAGACACCGAAGACAGGGATGCCTTCCTGGTCAAGGGGCGTGGCGAATTCCAGATGGCAATCATCATTGAAACCATGCGTCGCGAAGGTTTTGAGCTTAACGTTGGTCGTCCTGAAGTCATCGACAAGATCGACGAAAAGGGCAATCGCCTGGAGCCAGTCGAACACTTGTTCGTTGATTGCGACGAGCCGTTCATGGGTGTGGTCACCGAGAAGCTTAACCAGCGTAAGGGTCGCATGACCAACCTGATCAATAACGGAACCGGTCGTATCCGCATGGAGTTCTCCGTGCCTTCGCGTGGCTTGATCGGCTACCGTGATGAATTTTTGACCGACACCAAGGGTACCGGCATCATGAACTCCTATCTTTCGGGATATGAGCCTCACCGGGGTGACTTTCCGTCCCGCTTCTCCGGGTCTCTGGTTGGTGACCGCTCGGGTAAGGGTGTGGCCTACGGCATTTTCAACCTTGAGCCGCGTGGGCAGATGTTTATCCAGCCTGGCGAGCCAGTTTATGAGGGGCTTATCGTGGGTGAGCACAACCGCGATAACGACATTGACGTCAACCCCTGCAAGGAAAAGAAGCTGACCAACATGCGCGCCAGCGGCAAGGATGAATCCGTGGTCCTGACCAACGTGATTCCCATGACTCTGGAGCGTGCCCTGCACTTTATTCGTGAGGACGAGTTGGTCGAGGTGACACCGCAGTCCATCCGTTTGCGCAAGGTTGAGCTGTCAGCCATCAAGCGCCATCAGATGGCAGGTAAAAAGAAGAAGAAGAGCTAA
- a CDS encoding EamA family transporter encodes MKARDLVLALVVAVVWGFTFVVIEVGLESFPPLLFSALRFFAAAVPAVFFVRRGNVPWSVIVSVGLVFGAGYFGLLFVGMERGVPAGLSSLVVQIQAAFTAILAAALLKDPPVAAQKLGMTIAFAGIGLIAWEFVGESSALGLSLVLASAFVWALSNIILKRAGSIDMFRLMVWMSLVPILPLLGMSALFESGQMEALASLDVKGIGAVLYVGYGATVFGFGVWGDLFKRYPPNVVAPFSLLVPIFGMTFSWLLLGEQFTLLKLGASLLVFIGLATNVLGRMRHDAACAHRQSCR; translated from the coding sequence ATGAAAGCACGCGATCTTGTACTGGCCCTTGTCGTTGCCGTTGTCTGGGGATTTACCTTTGTGGTCATTGAGGTGGGGCTGGAAAGTTTTCCACCGTTGCTCTTCTCAGCACTACGTTTTTTTGCCGCAGCCGTACCGGCTGTTTTTTTTGTGCGCCGAGGCAATGTGCCTTGGAGTGTCATTGTGTCCGTCGGGCTGGTTTTTGGAGCTGGGTATTTCGGCTTGCTGTTCGTGGGGATGGAGCGTGGAGTTCCGGCGGGCTTGTCGTCGCTCGTTGTTCAGATTCAGGCGGCGTTTACGGCAATTCTGGCCGCAGCCCTGCTGAAGGATCCTCCTGTCGCGGCCCAGAAACTGGGCATGACTATCGCCTTTGCCGGGATCGGCCTCATCGCCTGGGAGTTTGTAGGTGAGTCCTCTGCGCTGGGGCTAAGCCTTGTTCTGGCCTCTGCATTTGTCTGGGCACTGTCCAATATCATTTTGAAGCGGGCCGGGAGTATCGACATGTTTCGGCTCATGGTCTGGATGAGCCTTGTCCCCATTCTGCCGCTGCTGGGGATGTCCGCCCTGTTTGAATCCGGGCAGATGGAGGCTCTGGCATCATTGGATGTGAAAGGAATTGGAGCCGTCCTGTATGTCGGTTATGGTGCCACCGTGTTCGGGTTTGGCGTTTGGGGTGACTTGTTCAAACGCTATCCTCCCAATGTTGTGGCTCCCTTCTCCCTGTTGGTCCCGATTTTTGGTATGACGTTCTCATGGTTGTTGCTGGGCGAACAATTCACCCTGCTTAAACTTGGGGCGTCCCTTCTGGTCTTCATTGGGCTTGCCACCAATGTTCTGGGGCGAATGCGCCATGATGCCGCGTGTGCGCATCGCCAATCCTGTCGCTGA
- a CDS encoding carbonic anhydrase: MFRKISPERAMELLREGNARWLSGRLEHPNHDEERRRATAREGQQPFATVLTCSDSRVAPVVLFDVGIGDVFQVRVAGNVSGPDVLGSIAYAVHELGTPVVVVLGHTGCGAVQAALGGNLPEGTIPPLVEKLRPIVEQARLECPHCGPHALADHASAINVERVCGEILRDSPVVRQAVEEGHTVVVGAMYDLDSGEVEWLD, from the coding sequence ATGTTTAGAAAAATATCGCCCGAACGGGCCATGGAATTGCTGCGAGAAGGTAACGCCCGCTGGCTGAGCGGAAGGCTTGAGCACCCCAACCATGACGAGGAGCGTCGGCGCGCCACCGCCAGGGAAGGGCAGCAGCCCTTTGCCACGGTCTTGACCTGCTCGGATTCCCGGGTTGCCCCGGTTGTGCTGTTCGATGTGGGCATCGGCGATGTCTTTCAGGTTCGCGTGGCGGGGAACGTTTCCGGCCCGGATGTGCTGGGTTCCATCGCGTATGCGGTGCACGAACTGGGAACCCCGGTTGTCGTTGTACTGGGGCATACTGGTTGTGGAGCCGTCCAGGCGGCCTTGGGCGGTAACCTGCCCGAAGGCACAATTCCTCCGCTGGTTGAGAAATTGAGACCCATCGTTGAGCAGGCTCGATTGGAGTGTCCGCACTGTGGACCGCATGCTTTGGCCGATCATGCCTCGGCAATCAATGTAGAGCGCGTTTGTGGTGAGATTCTTCGCGATAGTCCCGTGGTGCGTCAGGCCGTCGAAGAGGGGCATACCGTGGTGGTTGGGGCAATGTATGATTTGGATAGTGGCGAGGTCGAATGGTTGGATTAG
- a CDS encoding DUF401 family protein — translation MDAVASLMPLIKILAAFTAMLVGIRLRIGLGASILAGAALTGLFFNLPIGQWPGAVTSALANEKTLFLSAIVGLIMMLSGTLAETGQSKRLMEALTAYLRSPRLRLIFFPALIGLLPMPGGAIFSAPMVDEVSRDMDLDNADKVMLNYWFRHVWELAWPLYPGLILSASLADIPLHRLIAYTFPAIPIMFLLGWFFVLRRVKISASASSPTNTQRNLGRTLSLGLPLIVAICGAVILEIGIGIFMPGVAFEWGVLAALSAAITCAVLQNRMSASDLGKILFSKHLGQMLFVIVAIFIFKEFMQASGVVTELARMAGGNVALIASAVLLPFLVGLISGINVAFVGATFPLMLGLLAQMNMMDQVIPYLVLGQFAGFAGVMVSPIHICFLLTCQHFKVDIGRAWRRLAVPCFFLTIFGLSYFALLRG, via the coding sequence ATGGATGCCGTCGCCTCTCTCATGCCACTGATTAAAATTCTTGCAGCCTTCACCGCGATGCTGGTTGGGATCCGTCTGCGTATTGGCCTGGGCGCCTCCATTCTGGCAGGGGCAGCCCTGACGGGACTCTTTTTCAACCTGCCCATAGGGCAATGGCCCGGAGCCGTTACCTCAGCACTGGCCAACGAAAAGACACTGTTCCTGTCCGCCATCGTTGGACTGATCATGATGCTCTCGGGCACCCTGGCCGAGACAGGCCAATCCAAACGCCTCATGGAGGCCCTGACCGCCTATTTGCGCAGTCCCAGGCTTCGCCTCATCTTTTTCCCGGCACTCATCGGCCTGTTGCCCATGCCCGGCGGCGCAATTTTTTCCGCACCCATGGTCGATGAAGTCTCCCGCGACATGGATCTGGACAATGCCGACAAGGTCATGCTCAATTACTGGTTCCGTCACGTCTGGGAACTGGCCTGGCCGCTGTATCCGGGCCTCATCCTTTCGGCATCCCTTGCGGACATCCCCTTGCACCGGTTGATCGCCTATACCTTCCCGGCCATCCCCATCATGTTCCTGCTGGGCTGGTTCTTTGTCCTACGGCGCGTCAAGATATCCGCCTCGGCATCCTCACCCACGAATACCCAAAGGAACCTGGGCCGAACCCTTTCTCTCGGGTTGCCACTCATTGTCGCCATTTGTGGAGCGGTGATACTGGAGATAGGAATTGGCATCTTCATGCCGGGTGTCGCCTTTGAATGGGGCGTGCTTGCCGCTCTCAGCGCAGCCATCACCTGCGCAGTCTTACAGAACAGAATGTCCGCCTCTGATCTGGGCAAAATCCTATTCTCCAAGCATCTCGGGCAGATGCTTTTCGTCATCGTAGCCATCTTCATCTTCAAGGAATTCATGCAGGCTTCGGGGGTCGTCACCGAGCTGGCCCGCATGGCGGGTGGCAATGTAGCCCTCATCGCCTCGGCCGTTCTACTGCCATTTCTTGTGGGCCTCATCTCCGGCATCAATGTCGCCTTCGTGGGAGCAACCTTTCCCTTGATGCTTGGCCTGTTGGCGCAGATGAACATGATGGACCAAGTCATCCCTTATCTGGTCCTTGGACAGTTCGCGGGCTTTGCCGGGGTCATGGTTTCACCCATCCACATCTGTTTCCTGCTGACCTGCCAACACTTCAAGGTGGATATTGGTCGAGCCTGGCGCAGGCTGGCGGTGCCCTGCTTCTTTTTAACAATATTTGGCCTGAGTTATTTCGCACTGTTACGAGGGTAG
- a CDS encoding DUF2784 domain-containing protein, with protein MLKLVTNVLLDIARDKSLGNNQVMSSDIAIVLADLILALHWAFAAFISMGLGIIWLGKFYGWKFIRSRWLRLTHLGAMGIVVGESLLGVFCPLTEWEHRLRRVADQSAGYETTFMDYWAEKLFYWDIPTNAFMLIYILFFALMLITWRLVPPYSRPSR; from the coding sequence ATGCTGAAATTGGTCACAAACGTTCTTTTGGATATTGCAAGGGACAAATCTCTGGGGAACAATCAGGTCATGTCATCAGACATCGCCATAGTGCTCGCCGACCTCATTCTCGCCCTGCATTGGGCATTTGCGGCCTTCATCAGCATGGGACTTGGTATTATCTGGCTGGGAAAATTCTACGGATGGAAATTCATTCGCTCGCGCTGGTTGCGCCTAACGCATCTGGGGGCCATGGGGATTGTCGTTGGGGAATCATTGTTGGGCGTCTTCTGTCCCCTTACCGAATGGGAACATCGACTGCGGCGAGTAGCCGACCAGTCAGCTGGATATGAAACAACCTTCATGGACTACTGGGCGGAGAAGCTCTTCTATTGGGATATCCCAACGAACGCTTTCATGCTGATTTATATACTTTTCTTCGCTCTAATGCTGATCACCTGGCGGCTTGTCCCTCCATATTCACGCCCCTCTCGCTAA
- a CDS encoding response regulator — protein MTKEIQVLVVEDHMAGDLFVSDMLRAQGVCVHVAESCEKAMNKMLEYMDLVVVDSRVEGCTGKALGMIKSRVATTSVIAACPACELESVRLGGRVRADEYIALDTTRDEFQAAVMSVYSRSSRAVVVETSAPRRRFGSAA, from the coding sequence ATGACCAAGGAAATACAAGTGCTGGTAGTGGAAGATCACATGGCTGGCGACCTTTTCGTTTCCGACATGCTACGCGCCCAAGGCGTTTGTGTGCATGTGGCCGAATCCTGTGAGAAGGCCATGAACAAGATGCTGGAGTACATGGATTTAGTTGTTGTGGATTCGCGGGTTGAGGGCTGTACGGGCAAGGCCTTGGGAATGATCAAGAGCCGGGTTGCCACGACCAGTGTCATTGCCGCGTGCCCCGCATGCGAGTTGGAATCCGTACGCCTTGGTGGCCGTGTGCGGGCTGATGAATACATCGCACTGGATACCACGCGGGATGAGTTCCAGGCCGCAGTGATGTCAGTCTATTCCAGAAGCTCCAGGGCTGTGGTGGTCGAGACCAGTGCTCCGCGTCGCAGATTTGGTTCTGCCGCATAA
- a CDS encoding aminoglycoside phosphotransferase family protein, translating into MRHDQIPENIAVETSEEFGLSRILVRHDIAIPGSPERCVARVVVADDSAGLWVLERLFPKQADRRESVARAMAKLQAGGLGTVPAYRPSRQGSHVLRKGGWDWQIGPYVPGDRLPQPEYIQHDERGRSLASFITGLQRLGPEASAGLDAVFSLPEYMDDLLVTISKNRPELLTVVQPVREALSELDEAWDELPRSLAHGDFHPLNVIWKGQLVRSVIDWEFCGLRPELYDAANMLGCTGSEDPKFLASGLARAFLVELRQSGVLTTANGRWLFPLFLGLRFAWLSEWLRRSDDQMIEMEMAYMRLLLNNRSDLERIWLS; encoded by the coding sequence ATGAGACATGATCAGATACCCGAGAATATCGCGGTTGAGACTTCGGAAGAATTCGGACTGAGTCGGATTCTGGTTAGGCATGACATTGCCATTCCCGGGAGTCCTGAACGCTGTGTGGCCAGGGTTGTCGTAGCAGATGATTCCGCAGGTTTGTGGGTCCTCGAACGTCTGTTCCCGAAACAGGCTGACCGGCGTGAATCTGTGGCGCGGGCCATGGCCAAGCTCCAGGCCGGAGGTCTGGGCACTGTTCCTGCCTATCGTCCCAGCCGGCAGGGCAGCCATGTCTTGCGCAAAGGGGGCTGGGACTGGCAGATCGGCCCGTATGTTCCAGGTGATAGACTTCCTCAGCCGGAGTACATTCAGCACGATGAGCGAGGACGGTCTTTGGCTTCGTTCATAACTGGGTTGCAGCGATTGGGGCCAGAGGCCTCTGCAGGATTGGATGCGGTGTTTTCGCTGCCGGAATATATGGATGATCTGCTCGTGACCATCAGCAAGAATCGACCTGAATTGCTGACCGTTGTTCAACCCGTGCGCGAGGCTCTGAGTGAGCTTGATGAAGCCTGGGATGAGTTGCCACGAAGTCTGGCTCATGGTGATTTTCACCCGTTGAATGTCATCTGGAAAGGACAGCTCGTTCGCTCGGTCATTGATTGGGAATTCTGTGGCTTGCGACCGGAACTTTATGACGCAGCCAACATGCTGGGCTGTACGGGTAGTGAGGATCCGAAATTCCTGGCCTCGGGTTTGGCCCGGGCCTTTCTGGTTGAATTGCGCCAATCGGGGGTGCTGACAACTGCCAATGGACGTTGGCTGTTCCCCCTGTTCTTGGGGCTGCGCTTTGCATGGCTTTCGGAATGGTTGCGCCGGAGCGATGATCAGATGATCGAAATGGAAATGGCTTATATGCGCTTGTTGCTTAATAACCGTTCAGATTTGGAACGGATTTGGCTCAGTTGA